From one Macaca nemestrina isolate mMacNem1 chromosome 5, mMacNem.hap1, whole genome shotgun sequence genomic stretch:
- the LOC105497608 gene encoding von Willebrand factor A domain-containing protein 7: MLPTEVPQSHPGPSVLLLLQLLLPPTSAFFPNIWSLLAAPGSITHQDLTEEAALNVTLQLFLERPPPGRPPLRLEDFLGRTLLADDLFAAYFGPGSPSRRFRAALGEVSRANAAQDFLPTSRNDPDLHFDAERLDQGRAQLVGALRETLVATRALDHTLARQRLGAALHALQDFYSHSNWVELGEQQPHPHLLWPRQELQNLAQVADPTCSDCEALSCPGNWLGFTLLTSGYFGTHPPKPPGKCSHGGHFDLSSSQPPRGGINKDSTSPGFSPHHMLHLQAAKLALLASIQAFGLLRSRLGDRDFSRLLDITPASSLSFVLDTTGSMGEEINAAKIQARHIVEQRRGSPMEPIHYVLVPFHDPGFGPVFTASDPDSFWQQLNEIHALGGGDEPEMCLSALQLALLHTPPLSDIFVFTDASPKDAFLTNQVESLTQERRCRVTFLVTEDTSRVQGRARREILSPLRFEPYKAVALASGGEVIFTKDQHIGDVAAIVGDSMAALVTLPLDPPFAVPGRPLVFSVDGLLQKITVRIHGDISSFWIKNPAGVSQDQKEGTGPLGHTHRFGQFWMVTMHDPPQIGTWEIQVTAEDTPGVRVQAQTSLDFLFHFGISMEDGPHPGLYPLTQPVAGLQTQLLVEVTGLGSQANPGDPQPHFSHVILRGVPDGAELGRVPLEPVGPPERGLLAASLPPTLLSTPRPFSLELIGQDGAGRRLHRAAPQPSTVVPVLLELSALSGFLAPGSKVPLSLRIASFSGPQDLDLRTSVNPSFSLTSNLSRAHLELNESVWGRLWLEVPDSAAPDSVVMVTVTAAGREDSPVPPTHAFLRLLVLAPAPQDQLATPTGSSDPTLTTATPAFSPFTLVTQGRAGAGLAGSPWWGTVGGLLLLRGLASW, encoded by the exons ATGCTCCCCACGGAAGTGCCCCAGTCCCACCCGGGCCCCTCAGTGTTGCttctgctgcagctgctgctgcccCCCACATCTGCCTTCTTCCCCAACATCTGGAGCCTGCTGGCTGCCCCTGGCTCCATCACCCACCAAGACCTAACTGAGGAGGCAGCACTCAACGTCACCCTGCAGCTCTTCCTGGAGCGGCCACCCCCAGGCCGCCCCCCTCTTCGTCTTGAGGACTTCCTG GGTCGAACACTCCTTGCCGATGACCTCTTTGCCGCCTACTTTGGACCTGGTTCTCCTTCTCGGCGGTTCCGAGCAGCCTTAGGTGAGGTGTCTCGTGCCAATGCGGCCCAGGACTTCCTGCCGACTTCCAGGAATGACCCCGACCTGCACTTTGATGCTGAGCGACTGGATCAGGGACGCGCGCAACTGGTAGGGGCTCTGCGGGAGACCCTGGTGGCAACCAGAGCCCTTGACCACACCCTGGCTCGCCAGCGCCTCGGGGCTGCACTTCATGCCCTGCAG GATTTCTACAGTCATAGCAACTGGGTGGAGCTGGGTGAGCAGCAGCCACACCCTCACCTCCTCTGGCCAAGACAGGAGCTCCAGAACCTGGCACAAG TGGCTGATCCTACCTGCTCTGATTGCGAGGCGTTGAGCTGCCCTGGGAATTGGCTGGGCTTCACACTCCTCACCTCTGGCTACTTTGGAACTCATCCCCCGAAACCTCCAG GGAAATGTAGCCACGGGGGCCATTTTGACCTGAGCAGCTCCCAGCCACCGAGGGGAGGCATCAACAAGGACAGCACATCCCCAGGCTTCTCCCCTCACCACATGCTGCACCTCCAGGCTGCAAAACTGGCCCTTCTAGCCTCCATCCAGGCCTTCGGCCTTCTGCGAAGCCGCCTGGGAGACAGGGATTTCTCCAG GCTGCTGGACATcaccccagcctccagcctgAGCTTTGTCCTGGACACCACGGGCAGCATGGGTGAGGAGATCAACGCTGCCAAAATCCAGGCTCGCCACATTGTGGAGCAGCGGAGGGGCAGCCCCATGGAGCCTATCCACTATGTCCTGGTGCCTTTTCATGACCCAG gGTTTGGCCCTGTCTTTACAGCCAGTGACCCTGACAGCTTCTGGCAACAGCTTAATGAGATCCACGCCTTGGGGGGTGGAGACGAGCCTGAGATGTGCCTGTCAGCCCTGCAG CTGGCCCTGCTGCACACACCTCCACTCTCAGACATCTTTGTCTTCACGGATGCCTCCCCTAAGGATGCCTTTCTCACCAACCAGGTGGAATCCCTGACTCAGGAACGGCGCTGCCGG GTAACATTCCTGGTGACTGAAGACACCTCAAGGGTTCAGGGCCGAGCTCGGCGTGAGATCTTGTCCCCTCTGCGTTTTGAGCCATACAAAGCAGTGGCCCTGGCCTCAGGAGGAGAAGTGATCTTCACCAAAGACCAGCACATTGGAGACGTGGCAGCCATTGTTGGGGACAGCATGGCTGCCCTG GTGACTCTTCCCCTGGACCCTCCTTTTGCGGTGCCTGGGCGGCCACTTGTGTTCAGTGTGGATGGGCTGCTCCAGAAGATCACAGTCCGGATCCACGGGGACATCAGCAGCTTCTGGATCAAGAACCCTGCAG GGGTCTCCCAGGACCAGAAGGAAGGCACGGGTCCTCTAGGTCACACTCACCGCTTTGGGCAGTTCTGGATGGTGACCATGCATGACCCTCCACAGATAGGAACCTGGGAGATCCAGGTCACAGCTGAGGACACCCCCGGGGTGAGAGTGCAAG CCCAGACCTCCCTGGACTTCCTCTTCCACTTTGGGATCTCCATGGAGGATGGACCCCACCCTGGCCTCTACCCCCTGACTCAGCCAGTTGCAG GTCTCCAGACCCAGCTGCTGGTAGAAGTGACAGGGTTGGGTTCCCAAGCGAATCCTGGGGATCCTCAGCCGCATTTCTCCCACGTCATCCTTCGAGGGGTCCCAGACGGTGCCGAACTAGGCCGGGTGCCTTTGGAGCCCGTGGGACCTCCGGAGCGAGGTCTCCTCGCAGCCTCGCTGCCGCCCACGCTGCTGTCCACCCCTAGACCCTTCTCCCTGGAGCTGATTGGCCAGGACGGAGCGGGGCGGCGCCTGCACAGGGCTGCCCCTCAGCCTAGCACTGTAGTCCCTGTCCTTCTGGAG CTTAGTGCGCTCTCGGGTTTCTTGGCCCCGGGCAGCAAGGTCCCGCTCAGTCTGCGCATCGCCAGCTTCTCGGGCCCTCAGGATCTTGACCTTAGGACTTCTGTCAACCCCAGCTTCTCCCTCACCTCCAACCTCTCCAG GGCTCACCTGGAACTGAATGAGTCGGTCTGGGGCCGCCTGTGGCTGGAGGTCCCAGACTCAGCGGCCCCAGATTCCGTGGTGATGGTGACTGTGACTGCAGCGGGACGAGAAGACAGCCCAGTGCCCCCGACTCATGCTTTCCTCCGGCTCCTGGTATTGGCCCCAGCCCCGCAG GACCAGCTCGCCACCCCTACCGGCTCATCTGACCCAACCCTCACCACGGCCACCCCTGCCTTTTCCCCCTTCACATTGGTGACTCaaggcagggctggggcagggttGGCGGGCAGCCCCTGGTGGGGCACAGTTGGAGGGTTGCTTCTTCTGCGAGGCCTGGCCTCCTGGTGA
- the LOC105497614 gene encoding suppressor APC domain-containing protein 1 translates to MGSQGSGGMPLVQVPYTVLLLPLGTSRQDPGARSFFLWLQRMQALEREQDALWQGLELLQHGQAWFEDRLKEAQQQQLHLGALGENFLTDLHSEPGGPPLAQIQKVNICLQNLIHEKFSPSPLNKASSCTTQDSKERRRKQNLWRKQELSRQQKGVTQPKEEMAQRGCTNGPRGPTRV, encoded by the exons ATGGGGAGCCAGGGCTCTGGCGGGATGCCCTTGGTGCAGGTTCCCTACACAGTCCTGCTGCTGCCGCTGGGAACAAGCCGCCAAGACCCGGGGGCCCGGAGCTTCTTCCTTTGG CTGCAGAGGATGCAGGCTCTGGAGAGAGAACAGGATGCCCTGTGGCAGGGGCTGGAGCTGCTACAACATGGCCAGGCCTGGTTTGAAGACCGTCTGAAGGAGGCACAGCAACAGCAGCTGCATCTAGGGGCCCTTGGTGAG AATTTTCTAACAGATTTACACTCAGAGCCTGGTGGCCCCCCGTTAGCCCAGATTCAAAAGGTGAACATCTGTTTGCAGAATCTGATTCATGAGAAG TTCTCCCCAAGTCCACTGAACAAGGCTAGTTCCTGCACCACCCAGGATTCAAAGGAAAGACGAAGGAAGCAGAACTTGTGGCGGAAACAG GAGTTGTCAAGGCAGCAGAAAGGAGTCACCCAGCCAAAGGAGGAGATGGCTCAGCGGGGCTGCACCAATGGGCCAAGAGGCCCTACCCGTGTCTAA